The following are from one region of the Ochotona princeps isolate mOchPri1 chromosome 4, mOchPri1.hap1, whole genome shotgun sequence genome:
- the LAMTOR1 gene encoding ragulator complex protein LAMTOR1, translating into MGCCYSSENEDSDQDREERKLLLDPSSPPTKALNGAEPNYHSLPSARTDEQALLSSILAKTASNIIDVSAADSQGMEQHEYMDRARQYSTRLAVLSSSLTHWKKLPPLPSLTSQPHQVLASEPIPYSDLQQVSRIAAYAYSALSQIRVDAKEELVVQFGIP; encoded by the exons ATGGGGTGCTGCTACAGCAGCGAGAACGAAGACTCGGACCAG GATCGAGAGGAGCGGAAGctgctgctggaccctagcagccCCCCCACGAAAGCCCTCAATGGAGCTGAGCCCAACTACCACAGCCTGCCTTCTGCTCGCACAGATGAGCAGGCCCTGCTCTCCTCGATCCTCGCCAAGACAGCCAG cAACATCATTGACGTGTCTGCTGCAGACTCCCAGGGCATGGAGCAGCATGAGTACATGGATCGTGCAAGGCAGTACAG CACCCGCTTGGCCGTGCTGAGCAGCAGCCTGACCCACTGGAAGAAGCTGCCGCCACTGCCGTCTCTCACCAGCCAGCCACACCAAGTGCTGGCCAGCGAACCCATCCCCTACTCCGACCTGCAGCAG GTCTCCAGGATAGCTGCTTACGCCTACAGTGCACTTTCTCAGATCCGGGTGGACGCGAAAGAGGAGCTGGTTGTACAGTTTGGGATCCCGTGA